A genomic window from Synechococcus sp. CBW1107 includes:
- the minE gene encoding cell division topological specificity factor MinE yields MTLRDFIDKLLGRQPASAGMARERLQLVLAHDRSDLNPELLEQMRREILEVVSRYVEIDLEEGDVSLETEDRVTALVANLPIRRARPVPLPAGGDKAASTA; encoded by the coding sequence ATGACCTTGCGCGATTTCATCGACAAGCTGCTCGGTCGTCAGCCCGCCAGTGCGGGCATGGCCCGCGAAAGGCTCCAGCTGGTGCTGGCCCACGACCGCAGCGATCTCAATCCCGAATTGCTCGAGCAGATGCGGCGGGAAATTCTCGAGGTGGTCTCGCGCTACGTCGAGATCGATCTCGAGGAAGGGGACGTGAGCCTGGAAACCGAGGACCGTGTCACCGCTCTGGTGGCCAATCTGCCGATCCGGCGCGCACGTCCGGTTCCCCTGCCGGCCGGCGGCGACAAAGCAGCGTCCACCGCCTGA
- a CDS encoding chromate transporter → MTPLAPPPNHRELLIGMAQVALSSFGGGLSAWSQRIVVEQRRWLSDEEFLTGLTVARLFPGPNQINMAVYIGAHFKGLSGAMAALCGILLIPFSLLMLLGLIYFQVHQIPAVDRVLAGVVAAAAGMALSMGFKILGSYWRDPVALGLAAATFVALAVAQVRLIPLVLVAGPVAMAWYWPRPGTTAGEAPP, encoded by the coding sequence ATGACCCCCCTCGCCCCACCGCCCAACCACCGGGAGCTGCTGATCGGCATGGCCCAGGTGGCCCTCTCATCCTTCGGTGGTGGCCTCTCGGCCTGGAGCCAGCGCATCGTCGTGGAGCAGCGACGCTGGCTGAGTGATGAGGAGTTCCTCACCGGCCTGACGGTGGCCCGTCTCTTTCCCGGACCCAATCAGATCAACATGGCCGTGTACATCGGTGCCCATTTCAAGGGGTTGAGTGGGGCGATGGCCGCTCTCTGCGGCATCCTGCTGATCCCCTTCAGCCTGTTGATGCTGCTGGGGCTGATCTATTTCCAGGTGCACCAGATCCCGGCGGTGGATCGGGTGCTGGCCGGGGTGGTCGCGGCGGCCGCGGGGATGGCCCTTTCGATGGGATTCAAGATTCTGGGCAGCTACTGGCGCGATCCGGTCGCCCTGGGCCTGGCGGCCGCCACCTTCGTGGCTCTGGCCGTGGCTCAAGTGCGCCTGATTCCCCTGGTGCTGGTGGCGGGTCCAGTGGCCATGGCCTGGTACTGGCCGCGGCCAGGCACCACGGCCGGTGAGGCACCGCCGTGA
- a CDS encoding phosphatidylserine/phosphatidylglycerophosphate/cardiolipin synthase family protein produces MVEQPGFQQRLLVMPEDGVEAVVDLIDQAREELCLKLFKLESEDLQQALLRAHARGVAVRVMLNPHTSGGDRWNDQTFARLQSSGLDVSWTSDCFPVTHEKSMVVDNCLALIATFNFSDKYFRETRDYAVLSASVPVVEQVRAGFEADWHRSFFEPDLGVGLVWSSFHSRGQMARLLDSAERTLWIQHPKFVDAVILDRIISARERGVKVRVLCGGKHGISDWDIYDTFSSLRLMERFGAKVRRQKHLKLHAKLILVDGVSALIGSMNIDRSAFDLRRELGIETDAPQVVERLKTAFQHDWDLARKYRAPDPLDPSQHETGELPPDPHFVHE; encoded by the coding sequence ATGGTCGAGCAGCCCGGCTTCCAGCAACGGCTGTTGGTGATGCCTGAGGACGGCGTCGAGGCGGTGGTCGATCTGATCGATCAGGCCCGTGAGGAGCTCTGTCTCAAGCTGTTCAAGCTGGAGTCGGAGGATCTGCAGCAGGCGCTGCTGCGGGCCCATGCCCGAGGCGTGGCGGTGCGGGTGATGCTCAACCCCCACACCTCCGGAGGTGACCGCTGGAACGATCAGACCTTCGCCAGGCTGCAGTCTTCAGGCCTGGACGTCTCATGGACGAGCGACTGCTTCCCGGTCACCCACGAGAAATCGATGGTGGTGGACAACTGTCTGGCCCTGATCGCCACCTTCAACTTTTCCGACAAATACTTCAGGGAGACCCGTGATTACGCGGTCCTCAGCGCCTCAGTTCCGGTGGTGGAACAGGTGCGCGCCGGCTTCGAGGCCGATTGGCACCGCTCGTTCTTCGAGCCGGATCTGGGCGTGGGCCTGGTCTGGAGCAGCTTTCACAGTCGCGGCCAGATGGCGCGCCTGCTGGACTCCGCTGAGCGCACGCTCTGGATCCAGCATCCCAAGTTCGTGGACGCGGTGATTCTTGATCGGATCATTTCCGCCCGTGAGCGGGGCGTGAAGGTGCGTGTGCTCTGTGGCGGCAAGCACGGCATCAGCGACTGGGACATCTACGACACCTTCTCCTCCCTGCGCTTGATGGAGCGTTTCGGGGCGAAGGTGCGTCGGCAGAAGCATCTCAAGCTTCACGCCAAGCTGATCCTGGTGGATGGGGTCTCCGCGCTCATTGGTTCGATGAACATCGACCGCAGTGCTTTCGACCTCCGGCGGGAGCTGGGCATCGAGACCGATGCCCCCCAGGTGGTGGAGCGCCTGAAGACCGCCTTTCAGCACGACTGGGATCTGGCCAGGAAATATCGCGCTCCGGATCCCCTCGATCCCAGTCAGCACGAGACCGGCGAACTGCCTCCCGACCCCCATTTCGTCCACGAATGA
- a CDS encoding chromate transporter, whose amino-acid sequence MPLSLGDWSQLLEVIGTFLSLSLFSLGGGNTLLAEYHHLSVDQYCWLTSAQFADLYALAEAAPGPSSMIVGLLGMGAAWREGPFWGLFSAYAAELAVLLPSTLLMVVACLSWNRLRDSPWRLAFERGMGPITLGILFAVGVKILQTSNHGLPAYAVSIAVCVLMLRTRLSPLWFMAVAGLLGGVGVINR is encoded by the coding sequence ATGCCGCTGTCTCTGGGGGACTGGAGTCAGTTGCTCGAGGTGATCGGCACCTTCCTCTCCCTGTCACTGTTTTCGCTGGGGGGAGGCAACACCCTGCTGGCGGAGTACCACCATCTCAGCGTTGATCAGTACTGCTGGCTCACCTCCGCGCAGTTCGCGGATCTCTATGCGCTGGCGGAAGCGGCTCCGGGCCCCAGTTCGATGATCGTCGGTCTGCTCGGGATGGGCGCCGCCTGGCGCGAGGGGCCCTTCTGGGGCCTGTTCAGTGCCTACGCCGCTGAGCTGGCGGTGCTGCTGCCCTCGACCCTGCTGATGGTGGTGGCCTGTCTGAGCTGGAACCGGCTGCGGGATTCCCCCTGGCGCCTCGCTTTCGAGCGGGGGATGGGGCCGATCACCCTGGGGATCCTGTTCGCGGTGGGGGTGAAGATCCTCCAGACCTCCAACCATGGTCTGCCGGCCTATGCGGTGTCGATCGCGGTGTGCGTGCTGATGCTGCGCACCCGCCTGTCGCCGCTGTGGTTCATGGCTGTGGCCGGGTTGCTGGGGGGGGTCGGGGTGATCAACCGCTGA
- the minD gene encoding septum site-determining protein MinD: MSGKPVTSAQNRTILICSGKGGVGKTTLTANLGIALAKQGARTAVLDADFGLRNLDLLLGLENRIVYTAQEVLSGSCRLEQALVKHKQEPNLSLLPAGNPRMLEWLTPEDMKKITGLLAEQFDYVLIDCPAGIEDGFKNAAAACREALVVTTPEVSAVRDADRVIGLLQTREIQPIQLVLNRVRPRMMANQEMLSVSDVTDILALPLLGLVLEDDQVIVSTNRGEPLTLNGSRSPAGQAYTNVARRLRGEEVPLSDPSKEGQGLRAKLGRLMHTKIF, encoded by the coding sequence ATGTCTGGCAAACCCGTGACAAGCGCACAGAACCGCACGATTCTGATCTGTTCAGGCAAAGGTGGTGTCGGCAAGACCACCCTGACGGCCAATCTGGGCATCGCCCTGGCCAAGCAGGGAGCACGCACCGCTGTCCTCGATGCCGATTTCGGCCTGCGCAACCTGGATCTGTTGCTGGGGCTCGAGAACCGGATCGTCTACACCGCCCAGGAGGTGCTCTCCGGAAGCTGCCGCCTCGAGCAGGCCCTGGTGAAGCACAAACAGGAGCCCAACCTCTCGCTGCTGCCGGCCGGCAACCCACGCATGCTCGAGTGGCTCACACCCGAAGACATGAAAAAGATCACCGGTCTGCTGGCCGAGCAGTTCGACTACGTGCTGATCGATTGCCCGGCAGGGATCGAAGACGGTTTCAAGAACGCCGCCGCCGCCTGCCGTGAAGCCCTGGTGGTGACCACCCCGGAGGTGTCGGCGGTGCGTGACGCCGATCGGGTGATCGGTCTGCTGCAGACCCGCGAGATCCAGCCGATCCAGCTGGTGCTCAACCGGGTGCGCCCCAGGATGATGGCCAACCAGGAGATGCTCTCGGTGAGCGATGTCACCGACATCCTGGCCCTGCCCCTGCTGGGCCTGGTCCTGGAGGACGACCAGGTGATCGTCTCCACCAACCGGGGTGAACCCCTCACCCTCAACGGCAGCCGTTCACCGGCAGGCCAGGCCTACACCAACGTGGCCCGCCGCCTGCGCGGTGAAGAGGTCCCTCTGTCTGACCCCAGCAAGGAAGGCCAGGGCCTGCGCGCCAAGCTGGGCCGCCTGATGCACACCAAAATCTTCTGA
- a CDS encoding response regulator transcription factor: MTHGDPMNTPSPAECRVLDGLCRGLSNKAIAAELVLSPRTVESHISSLLAKTGRRNRCQLLLWAQLERYNHDDAGLAQW; the protein is encoded by the coding sequence ATGACCCATGGCGACCCGATGAACACCCCCAGCCCGGCCGAATGCCGTGTCCTGGATGGACTCTGCCGTGGCCTCAGCAACAAGGCGATCGCCGCCGAACTGGTGCTGAGCCCGCGCACGGTCGAGAGCCACATCTCTAGCCTGCTGGCCAAGACGGGACGGCGCAATCGCTGCCAGCTGCTCCTCTGGGCACAGCTCGAGCGATACAATCACGACGATGCCGGCTTAGCTCAGTGGTAG
- the minC gene encoding septum site-determining protein MinC codes for MAAEFVPAARSGLPHQLLLPAPGPEAATLQVQLQQGLNDVICSGGVLLQSGDWQLTVADLRRLEHQLAARRLELLGVEGRQALTLAAAAAIGLSTRLQQSSEPGPGLDSRSSQDLVIQRGTLRSGDHFQVEGTALVLGDVNPGARVSAGGHVFVWGRLRGVAHAGCHGDPNARIVALHLRPLQLRIAEVIARGPEDSPPLGFCEQARLVEGVIRIDPAEPSWPPFSG; via the coding sequence ATGGCTGCCGAGTTCGTGCCCGCCGCCCGCAGCGGCCTCCCCCACCAGTTGCTCCTGCCGGCTCCTGGTCCTGAGGCGGCCACCCTGCAGGTGCAGCTCCAGCAGGGCCTCAATGACGTGATCTGCAGCGGAGGGGTGTTGCTCCAGAGCGGCGACTGGCAGCTCACGGTGGCCGACCTGCGCCGCCTTGAGCATCAGCTGGCCGCCCGCCGGCTCGAGCTGCTGGGTGTGGAAGGCCGCCAGGCCCTCACCCTGGCGGCCGCGGCTGCCATCGGGCTCAGCACGCGCCTGCAGCAGAGCAGCGAGCCGGGGCCCGGCCTGGACTCCCGCAGCAGCCAGGATCTGGTGATACAGCGGGGCACCCTGCGCTCCGGCGACCATTTCCAGGTGGAGGGCACGGCCCTGGTGCTCGGGGATGTCAACCCCGGCGCCAGGGTCAGCGCCGGCGGGCACGTCTTCGTATGGGGCCGGCTGAGGGGTGTGGCCCATGCCGGCTGCCACGGTGACCCCAACGCCAGGATCGTGGCCCTGCATCTGCGGCCTCTGCAGCTGCGCATCGCCGAGGTGATCGCCAGGGGACCGGAGGATTCACCTCCTCTGGGCTTCTGCGAACAGGCCCGCCTGGTGGAGGGGGTGATCCGCATCGACCCCGCCGAGCCGAGCTGGCCCCCCTTCAGCGGTTGA